The following coding sequences lie in one Nocardioides sambongensis genomic window:
- a CDS encoding PP2C family protein-serine/threonine phosphatase translates to MRLRFHAVSDVGRVRKDNQDSGYAGPWLLAVCDGVGGAARGDIASSTAINELRTLDVAPDGTDLITRVSDGLHEAHDSIGSQVDHDPALNGTSTTATVALFDGARLGIGHVGDSRAYLLREGEISQLTSDHTFVQSLIDEGRITEAEARVHPHRNLILKALDGLHDVEPDLFQLELVAGDRLFLCSDGACGVLEDDRIASILSDGSTEFAAIEMVRASLDAGSSDNVTCVVAEVIGPDQAASDPGLATQQPQVVGAAAEPQRRMPRALFRGHRSGDTGELEPIDAEIPEGIDYAIRADPPIDPEAYRYAPRPRAASPGCADCSPWPCWSASRGACSPPATGGPRSSTTSGKATDRSRSSAAWTASPASPAST, encoded by the coding sequence TTGCGGCTGCGCTTCCACGCGGTCTCCGACGTGGGCCGGGTCCGCAAGGACAACCAGGACTCCGGGTACGCCGGCCCCTGGCTGCTCGCGGTCTGCGACGGCGTCGGCGGAGCGGCCCGCGGCGACATCGCCTCCAGCACCGCGATCAACGAGCTGCGCACCCTCGACGTCGCCCCCGACGGCACCGACCTGATCACCCGGGTCAGCGACGGGTTGCACGAGGCACACGACTCGATCGGCAGCCAGGTCGATCACGACCCCGCCCTCAACGGCACCTCGACGACCGCGACCGTCGCCCTCTTCGACGGCGCCCGCCTCGGCATCGGCCACGTCGGCGACTCCCGCGCCTACCTGCTCCGCGAGGGTGAGATCTCCCAGCTCACCAGCGACCACACGTTCGTGCAGAGCCTGATCGACGAGGGGCGGATCACCGAGGCCGAGGCGCGGGTCCACCCGCACCGCAACCTGATCCTCAAGGCGCTCGACGGCCTGCACGACGTGGAGCCGGACCTCTTCCAGCTCGAGCTCGTCGCCGGCGACCGCCTCTTCCTGTGCAGCGACGGCGCCTGCGGCGTACTGGAGGACGACCGGATCGCGAGCATCCTGTCCGACGGCAGCACCGAGTTCGCCGCGATCGAGATGGTGCGCGCCAGCCTGGACGCCGGCAGCTCGGACAACGTCACCTGCGTGGTGGCCGAGGTGATCGGCCCCGACCAGGCCGCGTCCGACCCCGGCCTCGCCACCCAGCAGCCGCAGGTGGTCGGCGCCGCGGCCGAGCCGCAGCGACGCATGCCTCGCGCACTCTTCCGCGGACACCGCAGCGGCGACACCGGCGAGCTCGAGCCGATCGACGCGGAGATCCCGGAGGGGATCGACTACGCGATCCGGGCCGACCCGCCGATCGACCCGGAGGCCTACCGCTACGCGCCCCGCCCCCGCGCCGCTTCACCTGGCTGCGCCGACTGCTCACCCTGGCCCTGCTGGTCGGCGTCGCGTGGAGCCTGCTCGCCGCCGGCTACTGGTGGACCCAGAAGCAGTACTACGTCGGGGAAAGCAACGGACAGGTCGCGATCTTCCGCGGCGTGGACGGCATCCCCGGCCTCTCCAGCGTCTACATGA
- a CDS encoding FHA domain-containing protein FhaB/FipA, whose amino-acid sequence MSELTLFLVRIAYLAILWIFVLSAISVIRSDMFGARVPTAPAPPQQPRGAKKKAAPKQKRGTPTQAVVVQGVNSGITADLANAPILIGRGNDAAIKLDDDYVSTRHARIVASGDQWYVEDLGSTNGTYLGSQRITQPVPIGLGSQVRIGKTIVELRK is encoded by the coding sequence GTGTCTGAGCTGACCCTGTTCCTGGTCCGGATCGCCTACCTGGCGATCCTGTGGATCTTCGTGCTGTCCGCGATCTCGGTGATCCGCTCCGACATGTTCGGCGCGCGGGTCCCGACCGCGCCGGCCCCACCGCAGCAGCCGCGCGGCGCCAAGAAGAAGGCGGCGCCCAAGCAGAAGCGGGGCACGCCGACCCAGGCGGTCGTGGTCCAGGGCGTCAACTCGGGGATCACCGCCGACCTGGCCAACGCGCCCATCCTGATCGGTCGCGGCAACGACGCGGCGATCAAGCTCGACGACGACTACGTCTCCACCCGCCACGCGCGGATCGTCGCCTCCGGCGACCAGTGGTACGTCGAGGACCTCGGCTCCACCAACGGCACCTACCTCGGCAGCCAGCGGATCACCCAGCCGGTCCCGATCGGACTCGGTTCGCAGGTCCGGATCGGGAAGACCATCGTGGAGCTGAGGAAGTAG
- a CDS encoding FhaA domain-containing protein, which produces MRGLQRFEQRLEQAISGVFARTFRSAVQPVEVAAALQRELDNKAQVISRERRMVPNSFHVELAPSDLERMSGFTGTLADELRDQLKDHADQQGYVFPGPVKIDFTDADDLTTGRFRVLSKAEASVTGARRPAADGTPSKVVLEVNGTHHPLTPPGLVVGRGSEADIRINDPGVSRRHAQFLITTGSAAGASGLHIEVHDMGSTNGIRVDGQKVPHAALRNGTRVQIGHTSLTVRVTEESAGV; this is translated from the coding sequence GTGCGCGGACTACAGCGTTTCGAACAGCGCCTTGAACAGGCGATCTCCGGAGTCTTCGCCCGTACCTTCCGCTCCGCGGTGCAGCCCGTCGAGGTCGCCGCAGCGCTGCAGCGCGAGCTCGACAACAAGGCACAGGTGATCTCCCGCGAGCGGCGGATGGTGCCCAACAGCTTCCACGTCGAGCTGGCCCCGAGCGATCTCGAGCGGATGTCCGGCTTCACCGGAACGCTGGCCGACGAGCTGCGCGACCAGCTCAAGGACCACGCCGACCAGCAGGGCTACGTCTTCCCGGGTCCGGTGAAGATCGACTTCACCGACGCCGACGACCTGACCACCGGCCGGTTCCGGGTGTTGAGCAAGGCCGAGGCGTCGGTCACCGGGGCGCGCCGTCCCGCCGCCGACGGCACTCCGTCGAAGGTGGTGCTCGAGGTGAACGGCACCCACCATCCGTTGACGCCGCCGGGACTCGTCGTGGGCCGCGGCAGCGAGGCCGACATCCGGATCAACGACCCGGGCGTCAGCCGGCGGCACGCCCAGTTCCTGATCACCACCGGGAGCGCCGCGGGCGCGTCCGGTCTGCACATCGAGGTGCACGACATGGGTTCCACCAACGGCATCCGGGTCGACGGGCAGAAGGTCCCGCACGCCGCGTTGCGCAACGGCACCCGGGTCCAGATCGGCCACACATCCCTGACCGTCCGGGTGACCGAGGAGAGTGCCGGTGTCTGA
- a CDS encoding eukaryotic translation initiation factor 4E family protein — translation MQHTDGAAMIFDRIEWDDHNLDHATRRLTAAEIEQAIWKAGHWYHHPKYPDRRLVRSETDGGKRVLVVLQIVRDGVRPITGWEE, via the coding sequence ATGCAACACACTGATGGTGCGGCGATGATCTTCGACCGGATCGAGTGGGACGACCACAACCTCGACCACGCGACCAGACGGCTCACAGCCGCCGAGATCGAGCAGGCGATCTGGAAGGCGGGGCACTGGTATCACCATCCGAAGTACCCCGATCGCCGGCTGGTGCGTTCGGAGACCGACGGAGGCAAACGAGTGCTGGTCGTGCTCCAGATCGTGCGAGACGGCGTACGACCGATCACCGGATGGGAGGAGTGA
- a CDS encoding plasmid mobilization protein, giving the protein MGDKTDGMAEAEVADYYNQTEDASDFDLDNPEPTTVRRNVTISVRFSDTEIAELRARAEVAGVKVTSFIRAAALEASQPVDRAQLDALARDLEERAHRMAQIVARGA; this is encoded by the coding sequence ATGGGCGACAAGACCGACGGCATGGCCGAGGCCGAAGTGGCCGACTACTACAACCAGACCGAGGACGCCTCGGACTTCGACCTCGACAACCCCGAGCCGACCACGGTGCGTCGGAACGTAACGATCTCCGTCCGGTTCTCCGACACCGAGATCGCCGAGCTTCGCGCCCGAGCCGAGGTCGCGGGGGTGAAGGTCACCTCCTTCATCCGCGCGGCCGCGCTCGAGGCCTCGCAGCCCGTCGATCGCGCTCAGCTCGACGCATTGGCGAGGGATCTGGAGGAGCGGGCTCATCGAATGGCGCAGATCGTGGCGCGCGGCGCCTGA
- a CDS encoding TetR/AcrR family transcriptional regulator, which translates to MSQMARRSRSDKIDVDRLLDAAGLAFSRYGVGQATMVEVAALAGCSRATLYRQFPNRESLRLAYVHRATLRIAAEIAPEHRPGSVDTVVDLLLRGIRAVRSDPLLAVWFEPQNMAIPLALSQSSELLRTMTTGLAGEFADDPAALADIELRGAWILRSVVSLLAMPGESEEAERASLARFVVPLVLTDSSATEGRS; encoded by the coding sequence ATGTCTCAGATGGCGCGGCGGTCGCGGTCGGACAAGATCGATGTCGATCGTCTCCTCGACGCGGCAGGGCTCGCCTTCTCACGCTATGGCGTCGGCCAGGCGACGATGGTCGAGGTCGCCGCGCTGGCGGGTTGCTCGCGAGCCACGTTGTATCGCCAGTTCCCCAACCGCGAGTCTCTCCGACTGGCATACGTCCATCGCGCCACGCTGCGGATCGCGGCCGAGATCGCGCCCGAACACCGGCCGGGGAGCGTCGACACGGTGGTCGACCTCCTCCTGCGCGGCATCAGGGCGGTCCGCTCGGATCCGTTGCTCGCCGTGTGGTTCGAGCCGCAGAACATGGCGATCCCCCTGGCGCTCAGCCAGAGCTCGGAGCTGCTGCGGACGATGACGACCGGGCTGGCCGGCGAGTTCGCCGACGACCCCGCGGCTCTCGCCGACATCGAGCTCCGCGGCGCCTGGATCCTCCGCAGTGTCGTCTCCCTGCTGGCGATGCCGGGTGAGAGCGAGGAGGCCGAACGGGCGTCGCTGGCGAGGTTCGTCGTACCACTCGTCCTCACCGACAGCTCCGCGACGGAAGGCAGGTCGTGA
- a CDS encoding SRPBCC family protein: MTVYACEKVGLDFFDTAPSVHRLERTVAATPAEVFAAFLDAEAWAAWAPPITRVEWTSGLPIETGSTRTVHMRGGLVAHEEFLAYEDGGRMAFRFNEASKQGVHAFAEDYRVTDLGAGRCVVAWTMALDTGRGPSRLDRVVDPMMRLGLRYMLGRFGKLVESRSATTAADR; encoded by the coding sequence GTGACCGTGTATGCCTGCGAGAAGGTGGGTCTCGACTTCTTCGACACCGCCCCGTCCGTCCACAGGCTCGAGCGCACGGTGGCCGCCACGCCGGCGGAGGTGTTCGCCGCCTTCCTGGACGCCGAGGCGTGGGCCGCTTGGGCTCCGCCGATCACGCGGGTCGAGTGGACCTCGGGTCTGCCGATCGAGACAGGATCGACCCGCACGGTCCACATGCGGGGCGGTCTGGTGGCCCACGAGGAGTTCCTCGCCTACGAGGACGGCGGCCGGATGGCGTTCCGCTTCAACGAGGCCTCCAAGCAGGGTGTCCATGCTTTCGCCGAGGACTACCGGGTCACCGACCTCGGTGCAGGGCGGTGTGTCGTCGCGTGGACCATGGCCCTGGACACCGGACGCGGGCCGAGCCGGCTGGACCGGGTGGTCGACCCGATGATGCGACTGGGGCTGCGGTACATGCTGGGGCGGTTCGGCAAGCTGGTGGAGTCCCGGTCCGCGACGACGGCGGCGGACCGATGA
- a CDS encoding MBL fold metallo-hydrolase, with amino-acid sequence MGDRSYLVHDGQVALVVDPQRDIDRLLAVLEADGVRLTHVLETHIHNDYVTGGLALAQATGASYLVNGEDEVSFDRTPITDGDTVQVGSRMRIRAIATPGHTFTHLSYALSDGEEPYAVFTGGSLLYGATGRPDLLGEQHTDALVRHQHASAHRLASELPDAAEVYPTHGFGPFCSATQSEATASTIGQEKRSNPVLTQDEETYVRELLHGLGPWPAYYAQMGPANAGGPTAPDLSPVQEADAIELRRRIEAGEWVVDLRSRTAFAAGHALGTFNFGLDGAFSTYLGWLIEWGTPVTLLGETVEDVATAQRELVRIGIDRPAARATGGPEEWAVDELGRFPVATFAELAQVRHHREVVVLDVRRADEHEGAAIAGAVNIPIHELPRRVAEVPAGEVWVHCASGYRASVAASFVAAAGRTPVAIDDSFDNAEQVGLHLVRPDDTGAAERADA; translated from the coding sequence TTGGGTGACCGCAGCTACCTGGTCCACGACGGTCAGGTCGCCCTCGTGGTCGACCCGCAGCGCGACATCGACCGGCTGCTGGCGGTGCTCGAGGCGGACGGGGTGCGACTCACCCACGTCCTCGAGACCCACATCCACAACGACTACGTCACCGGCGGCCTCGCGCTCGCGCAGGCGACCGGCGCGTCCTACCTGGTCAACGGCGAGGACGAGGTCTCCTTCGACCGGACCCCGATCACCGACGGCGACACGGTCCAGGTCGGCTCGCGGATGCGGATCCGCGCGATCGCCACTCCCGGTCACACCTTCACCCACCTCTCCTACGCCCTCAGCGACGGCGAGGAGCCGTACGCCGTCTTCACCGGCGGCTCGTTGCTGTACGGCGCCACCGGCCGCCCCGACCTGCTCGGCGAGCAGCACACCGACGCGCTCGTGCGCCACCAGCACGCCTCCGCGCACCGGCTGGCCTCCGAGTTGCCCGACGCGGCCGAGGTCTACCCGACCCACGGCTTCGGGCCGTTCTGCTCGGCGACCCAGTCCGAGGCGACGGCCTCGACGATCGGGCAGGAGAAGCGCTCGAACCCCGTGCTGACCCAGGACGAGGAGACCTACGTCCGCGAGCTGCTGCACGGGTTGGGCCCGTGGCCGGCCTACTACGCGCAGATGGGCCCGGCGAACGCCGGCGGACCCACGGCGCCCGACCTCTCCCCCGTGCAGGAGGCGGACGCGATCGAGCTGCGTCGTCGCATCGAGGCCGGCGAGTGGGTCGTTGACCTGCGCAGCCGCACGGCCTTCGCGGCCGGACACGCCCTGGGCACGTTCAACTTCGGCCTCGACGGCGCCTTCTCGACCTACCTCGGCTGGCTGATCGAGTGGGGCACCCCGGTGACCCTCCTCGGTGAGACCGTCGAGGACGTCGCCACCGCGCAGCGCGAGCTGGTCCGGATCGGGATCGACCGGCCGGCCGCCCGCGCCACCGGCGGTCCCGAGGAGTGGGCCGTCGACGAGCTCGGCCGCTTCCCCGTCGCGACGTTCGCGGAGCTGGCGCAGGTGCGTCACCACCGCGAGGTCGTCGTACTCGACGTCCGTCGGGCCGACGAGCACGAGGGAGCTGCGATCGCCGGGGCGGTCAACATCCCGATCCACGAGCTGCCCCGCCGGGTCGCAGAGGTGCCGGCCGGGGAGGTGTGGGTGCACTGTGCCAGCGGCTACCGCGCCTCGGTCGCCGCCTCGTTCGTCGCGGCCGCCGGCCGCACCCCGGTCGCCATCGACGACTCCTTCGACAACGCCGAGCAGGTCGGACTGCACCTGGTCCGTCCCGACGACACCGGCGCGGCGGAGCGGGCCGACGCCTGA
- a CDS encoding rhodanese-like domain-containing protein, whose product MRETTIDQLASALERRATLVDVREPSEYRAGHVPGAVNIPMGQLTARLGELDRDQPVHVVCAAGNRSSAMTDLLTANGYDAINVAGGTTAWARSGRPIEK is encoded by the coding sequence ATGCGTGAGACCACCATCGACCAGCTCGCCTCGGCGCTCGAGCGGCGCGCCACCCTCGTCGACGTCCGCGAGCCATCGGAATACCGCGCCGGGCACGTGCCCGGCGCGGTCAACATCCCGATGGGCCAGCTGACCGCGCGACTGGGCGAGCTCGACCGCGACCAGCCGGTGCACGTGGTGTGCGCCGCGGGCAACCGCAGCAGCGCGATGACCGACCTGCTGACCGCCAACGGCTACGACGCGATCAACGTCGCCGGCGGCACCACCGCCTGGGCCCGCTCCGGGCGCCCGATCGAGAAGTGA
- a CDS encoding NAD(P)H-dependent flavin oxidoreductase, with protein MAFNNRFTETFGIEHPIVCGGMLAVGTAELIAGVANAGALGFLSALTQPTPEALAREIERCRERTDKPFGVNLTILPTIDPVPYDEYREAIIESGVRIVETAGSNPAPHLPSFQAAGVKVIHKAVAVRHALKAQALGVDAVSIDGFECAGHPGDDDVPGLVLIPAAARQLEIPLIASGGFATGSGLVAALALGACAISMGTRFEATVEAPIHRRVKDQIVANSELDTTLVFREFRNTARVARNAVSEEIKRIGSGRDATFADVAHLASGARAREAVLAGGDVDGGMWWAGQAQGLIDSVETCASVVDSIIAEAEDIIGRRLPAQLV; from the coding sequence ATGGCCTTCAACAACAGATTCACCGAGACCTTCGGCATCGAGCACCCGATCGTGTGCGGCGGGATGCTCGCGGTCGGCACGGCGGAGCTGATCGCCGGCGTGGCCAATGCGGGCGCCCTGGGCTTCCTCAGCGCGCTGACGCAGCCCACGCCGGAGGCGCTCGCGCGCGAGATCGAGCGGTGCCGGGAGCGCACGGACAAGCCGTTCGGGGTGAACCTGACGATCCTGCCCACGATCGACCCGGTCCCCTATGACGAGTATCGCGAGGCGATCATCGAGTCGGGGGTCAGGATCGTGGAGACGGCCGGGAGCAACCCCGCCCCGCACCTGCCGTCGTTCCAGGCCGCCGGCGTCAAGGTGATCCACAAGGCCGTCGCCGTGCGGCACGCGCTCAAGGCGCAGGCGCTCGGGGTGGACGCGGTGAGCATCGACGGCTTCGAGTGCGCCGGCCACCCGGGCGACGACGACGTACCCGGTCTGGTGCTGATCCCGGCAGCCGCCCGCCAGCTCGAGATCCCTCTCATCGCCTCCGGGGGCTTCGCGACGGGCAGCGGCCTCGTCGCCGCGCTGGCGCTGGGTGCCTGCGCGATCAGCATGGGGACGCGGTTCGAGGCGACCGTCGAGGCGCCGATCCATCGCCGGGTCAAGGACCAGATCGTCGCCAACAGCGAGCTCGACACCACCCTGGTGTTCCGCGAGTTCCGCAACACCGCGCGGGTGGCGAGGAACGCCGTGTCGGAGGAGATCAAGCGCATCGGCTCCGGGAGGGACGCGACGTTCGCCGACGTGGCGCACCTGGCCTCCGGCGCCCGCGCCCGAGAGGCGGTGCTCGCGGGCGGCGACGTCGACGGTGGCATGTGGTGGGCCGGCCAGGCGCAGGGCCTGATCGACAGCGTCGAGACCTGTGCCTCGGTGGTCGACTCGATCATCGCCGAGGCCGAGGACATCATCGGTCGGCGACTGCCCGCACAGCTCGTGTGA
- a CDS encoding purine-cytosine permease family protein, giving the protein MPETAEPVADRAAHNSQVQTQADDGTLNELPLLRKERIWGFWDYSAVNIGLAIATWAFLQGGAVAYYVGAKQAIASIVIGYGISCLLVSLAPCLPSARWGVEQFVSLRSIFGIRGARILMLVMAAVMAAAWSAVLAIMCGHALANVSNQVLDTDIAPSAGIVSVLGLLAVAVSWGIVARGPQSIEWVNRLVAPGLVLITLGMLGLIFTQTSWSELAATPALDPWGDSHLDFMLAIELNIAGGFAWWPNVGNLARLTDSSRAAYWPNVVGLFGASVVAAIVGVFAALALNSEDPTVWMVPLGGAFLGVLALAFVGMANITSVVAQSYSALVAIRGGCGEAVRRTPWALLAALILVPAAVLVFFPSTVYDNYARFVSWGAILVAPLCGIQIVDYFVLRRQRLVLRDLYLADRRSAYWFWGGYNPAAITALVLGGVVYALLLNPVTYEPAGWFRWMTASMPAFAVAAIVHYSLTRLFVARSSMGAYGR; this is encoded by the coding sequence ATGCCCGAGACGGCCGAGCCCGTGGCCGACCGCGCCGCGCACAACTCCCAGGTGCAGACCCAGGCCGATGACGGCACGCTGAACGAGCTGCCGCTGCTCCGCAAGGAGCGGATCTGGGGCTTCTGGGACTACAGCGCGGTCAACATCGGCCTCGCCATCGCGACCTGGGCCTTCCTCCAGGGTGGCGCCGTGGCCTACTACGTCGGCGCCAAGCAGGCGATCGCCAGCATCGTGATCGGCTACGGGATCAGCTGCCTGCTGGTCTCCCTCGCGCCCTGCCTGCCCTCCGCCCGGTGGGGCGTCGAGCAGTTCGTCAGCCTGCGCTCGATCTTCGGCATCCGGGGAGCGCGCATCCTAATGCTGGTCATGGCGGCGGTCATGGCGGCCGCCTGGTCGGCCGTGCTGGCGATCATGTGCGGACACGCCCTGGCAAACGTGTCCAACCAGGTGCTCGACACCGACATCGCGCCCTCGGCCGGCATCGTCAGCGTCCTCGGCCTGCTCGCCGTCGCCGTCTCCTGGGGCATCGTCGCGCGCGGCCCGCAGTCGATCGAGTGGGTCAACCGGCTGGTGGCACCCGGGCTGGTGCTGATCACCCTCGGGATGCTGGGCCTGATCTTCACCCAGACCAGCTGGTCGGAGCTGGCGGCGACGCCGGCGCTCGACCCCTGGGGCGACAGCCATCTCGACTTCATGCTCGCGATCGAGCTCAACATCGCCGGCGGCTTCGCCTGGTGGCCCAACGTCGGCAACCTGGCGCGCCTGACCGACAGCTCTCGTGCCGCCTACTGGCCGAACGTGGTCGGCCTGTTCGGCGCCTCGGTGGTCGCCGCCATCGTCGGCGTGTTCGCCGCGCTCGCCCTGAACTCGGAGGACCCGACGGTGTGGATGGTGCCGCTCGGCGGGGCCTTCCTCGGCGTGCTCGCCCTGGCGTTCGTCGGCATGGCCAACATCACCAGCGTGGTGGCCCAGAGCTACTCGGCCCTGGTCGCCATCCGTGGCGGCTGCGGCGAAGCCGTACGACGTACCCCGTGGGCGCTGCTGGCCGCTCTCATCCTGGTGCCGGCCGCAGTCCTGGTCTTCTTCCCCTCGACCGTCTACGACAACTACGCCCGGTTCGTCTCGTGGGGCGCCATCCTGGTCGCCCCGCTGTGCGGGATCCAGATCGTCGACTACTTCGTGCTGCGTCGGCAGCGCCTGGTGCTGCGCGACCTCTACCTCGCCGACCGCCGCTCGGCGTACTGGTTCTGGGGCGGCTACAACCCGGCCGCCATCACCGCGCTCGTCCTGGGCGGCGTGGTCTATGCGCTGCTCCTCAATCCCGTCACCTACGAGCCTGCCGGATGGTTCCGGTGGATGACGGCGTCGATGCCGGCGTTCGCGGTCGCCGCCATCGTCCACTACTCGCTGACCAGGCTGTTCGTGGCGCGCAGCTCGATGGGAGCCTACGGACGCTGA
- a CDS encoding flavin monoamine oxidase family protein — translation MVLPQRCDVVVVGAGYSGLATALVLRDAGIDVQVLEAQDRVGGRIWSERRDGVPVDHGGQWVGPTQTRLLAWAERFGCEIFPSHDAGDHVELWADGSRHLFATGRSSTGPGVEEYDALEERMDEMASAIDLADPLACPHLVEWDSETVESWLLRNVESEPARRRFALAVQGVWSCEPREVSLFHLLFYIASGGGMDSLMETIGYAQDSRFVAGAQAPALAAAAELGARVHLSSPVCAVRQDGSGVVVETEGGAITAQRVVVTSTPAATARIRFAPSLPAPRRRWLARSPMGDVAKVHTRYARPFWRDAGLSGQVVAYDDQPVGVVFDNSPADASSGVLVSFVYGDRYRAYAAMGEAERRDAVLATLTRVFGSAAADAVDHVEKLWPDDGWAEGGYAAVPVPGAWAAHGRDGWRTPAGRIHWAGTETATVWNGYMDGAIRSGERAAAEVLALL, via the coding sequence ATGGTGCTGCCGCAGCGATGCGACGTGGTGGTCGTCGGAGCGGGATACTCGGGCCTGGCGACAGCGCTCGTCCTGCGGGACGCGGGGATCGATGTCCAGGTGCTCGAGGCGCAGGATCGGGTCGGTGGCCGGATCTGGTCCGAGCGGCGCGACGGGGTGCCCGTCGACCACGGGGGACAGTGGGTCGGCCCGACCCAGACCCGGCTGCTCGCCTGGGCGGAGCGCTTCGGGTGCGAGATCTTCCCCTCCCATGACGCCGGCGACCACGTCGAGCTGTGGGCGGACGGCTCCCGGCACCTCTTCGCCACCGGCAGGTCCTCCACGGGCCCCGGCGTCGAGGAGTACGACGCGCTGGAGGAGCGGATGGACGAGATGGCGTCGGCCATCGACCTCGCCGACCCCCTCGCGTGCCCGCACCTCGTGGAGTGGGACTCGGAGACCGTCGAGTCCTGGCTCCTGCGCAACGTGGAGTCCGAGCCCGCTCGTCGGCGGTTCGCCCTCGCGGTGCAGGGCGTGTGGTCCTGCGAGCCGCGGGAGGTCTCGCTGTTCCACCTGCTCTTCTACATCGCGTCCGGCGGCGGCATGGACTCGCTGATGGAGACCATCGGCTACGCCCAGGACAGTCGGTTCGTCGCCGGGGCCCAGGCGCCGGCCCTGGCGGCCGCCGCGGAGCTCGGCGCGCGTGTGCACCTGTCCTCGCCGGTGTGCGCCGTGCGTCAGGACGGGTCCGGGGTGGTGGTCGAGACCGAGGGTGGCGCGATCACCGCGCAGCGGGTGGTCGTCACCTCGACACCGGCGGCCACGGCACGCATCCGCTTCGCCCCTTCGCTTCCGGCGCCGCGCCGGCGCTGGCTCGCGCGCAGCCCGATGGGGGACGTGGCGAAGGTGCACACCCGCTACGCGCGGCCCTTCTGGCGTGACGCCGGGCTCTCCGGCCAGGTCGTCGCCTACGACGACCAGCCGGTGGGGGTGGTGTTCGACAACTCGCCGGCCGACGCCTCCAGCGGGGTCCTGGTCTCCTTCGTCTACGGCGATCGCTATCGCGCCTACGCAGCGATGGGGGAGGCCGAGCGCAGGGATGCGGTGCTGGCGACGCTGACCCGGGTGTTCGGCAGTGCCGCCGCGGATGCCGTCGACCACGTGGAGAAGCTGTGGCCCGACGACGGGTGGGCGGAGGGTGGCTACGCGGCCGTTCCCGTGCCCGGCGCGTGGGCGGCGCACGGACGCGACGGGTGGCGGACGCCGGCCGGGCGGATCCACTGGGCCGGCACCGAGACCGCGACCGTCTGGAACGGCTACATGGACGGCGCGATCCGCTCCGGGGAGCGCGCCGCAGCGGAGGTGCTCGCGCTCCTGTAG
- a CDS encoding TetR/AcrR family transcriptional regulator gives MARPSVEAERREQILGAACAVLADVGFTALRIADVAKRVGSSTGTVHYYFPTKRDLTVAAFQWNFDRSLERRQHILDLHDDPRSELRAFVESYLPTDEVTIQAWHVWAELWVEALHDEDLAALNERVYGAWRQIVHRIIVDGQAAGHFHDGDAMNLANGLIGLIDGLSLQVLLGSKDMDAERMRAVCDEWLAALDLAAPA, from the coding sequence ATGGCGAGGCCGAGTGTGGAAGCCGAACGCAGGGAGCAGATCCTCGGGGCCGCGTGCGCCGTGCTGGCGGACGTGGGGTTCACCGCCCTCCGGATCGCCGACGTCGCCAAGCGGGTGGGTAGCAGCACCGGCACGGTGCACTACTACTTCCCGACCAAGCGGGACCTGACGGTGGCCGCGTTCCAGTGGAACTTCGACCGTTCGCTGGAGCGGCGCCAGCACATCCTCGACCTGCACGACGACCCCCGCAGCGAGCTGCGGGCCTTCGTGGAGTCCTACCTCCCGACCGACGAGGTCACCATCCAGGCGTGGCACGTGTGGGCCGAGCTGTGGGTGGAGGCGCTCCACGACGAGGACCTGGCGGCGCTGAACGAGCGGGTCTACGGTGCATGGCGGCAGATCGTCCACCGGATCATCGTCGACGGTCAGGCTGCCGGCCACTTCCACGACGGGGACGCGATGAACCTGGCCAACGGGCTGATCGGCCTCATCGACGGCCTGAGCCTCCAGGTCCTCCTCGGCTCCAAGGACATGGACGCCGAGCGGATGCGCGCGGTGTGCGACGAGTGGTTGGCCGCTCTCGATCTGGCCGCTCCCGCGTGA